From Staphylococcus delphini, one genomic window encodes:
- a CDS encoding PEP phosphonomutase, protein MVKRLISADTSEVAQMTPEELKQSIKASEGRVVLSENVATRNPWIHEVTNAEMAASFGADLILLNGVDVLDVKIAGLLDIENNPIQSLKRLCGRPIGVNLEPVDQTADMMEERFELEVGRTARKETFEKLNALGMDFVCLTGNPGTGVSNDAIVESVKRAKSLFDGLVFAGKMHSAGVDEPVVNLELVQRLIDAGADVILVPSIGSVPGITLDMVSEAVQLCHAHGVLVMSAIGTSQESATKETIRFFGLQNKIAGVDIQHIGDAGYGGLAPVENIYELGVAIRGLRHTVSKMTRSILR, encoded by the coding sequence ATGGTAAAACGATTAATTAGTGCAGACACTTCTGAAGTCGCACAAATGACCCCTGAAGAACTTAAGCAGAGTATTAAGGCATCAGAAGGACGTGTTGTATTATCAGAAAATGTGGCAACGAGAAACCCGTGGATTCATGAAGTAACAAATGCAGAAATGGCGGCATCTTTTGGGGCAGATTTAATTTTACTCAATGGTGTCGACGTATTAGATGTCAAAATTGCAGGACTACTCGATATTGAAAACAATCCGATTCAATCTTTAAAACGATTATGTGGTCGTCCGATTGGTGTGAATTTAGAGCCAGTCGATCAAACTGCTGACATGATGGAAGAACGATTTGAATTAGAAGTAGGGCGTACTGCAAGAAAAGAAACGTTTGAAAAGTTGAATGCGCTCGGTATGGATTTTGTGTGTCTTACAGGAAATCCTGGTACGGGTGTGTCCAATGATGCCATTGTCGAAAGTGTCAAACGTGCCAAAAGTTTGTTTGACGGTCTTGTCTTTGCTGGAAAAATGCACAGTGCAGGTGTAGACGAACCGGTTGTCAACTTAGAATTGGTTCAACGTTTAATTGACGCGGGTGCGGATGTCATTCTTGTACCATCCATTGGTAGCGTTCCAGGTATCACATTAGATATGGTGAGTGAAGCGGTTCAACTGTGTCATGCTCATGGTGTACTTGTCATGAGTGCGATTGGGACAAGTCAGGAAAGCGCTACAAAAGAAACAATCCGATTTTTTGGTCTTCAAAACAAAATTGCAGGCGTAGATATTCAACATATTGGTGATGCGGGTTACGGTGGGTTAGCGCCAGTAGAAAATATTTATGAGCTTGGTGTTGCCATCAGAGGTTTACGTCATACCGTTTCAAAGATGACACGTTCGATTTTAAGATAA
- a CDS encoding ATP-binding protein, which yields MEFPDQLIPQESQPSGQSYIIDEIGYTPISKEQADLFYQLMSLRYEMNSTIITTNIPFSSWGDAFSHKIASAAIIDRLIHHSKAFKITGDSYRLKDYNSEKSLNIRHS from the coding sequence TTGGAATTTCCGGACCAGCTGATCCCTCAGGAGTCTCAGCCTTCTGGACAATCTTATATCATTGATGAGATAGGCTATACCCCTATCTCAAAAGAACAGGCAGACCTCTTCTATCAATTGATGTCACTCAGATATGAAATGAATTCCACAATCATAACGACGAATATCCCATTTTCTAGTTGGGGAGACGCATTTAGTCACAAGATAGCGTCAGCAGCCATTATTGATAGACTTATTCACCATTCAAAAGCATTTAAAATTACAGGCGATTCATACCGACTTAAAGACTATAATAGTGAAAAAAGTTTAAACATACGTCATTCTTAA
- a CDS encoding PTS sugar transporter subunit IIC, with translation MNKLIDEKIMPLAVKFSTNKVLVAIRDGLSLTMILAIVGSIFMLIASLPIPGWPEYLDKIGISQYLWKGVDSTFSLVGLIASFSVAWSYAKQYQQDGVAIGIIALCSFLTVTPFIKTDTASGITLGYLGAKGMFTAIIIALVSVHIYKFFIDRDIKIKLPDSVPPAVSRSFVAIIPGIVIFTLWLSIYAVLDAFKLPNAHDLITTALGGPIGFLGGSVFGTAIIVALNSLFWFVGINGGSAVNSIMAPVWLGNLQANMEAYKANEPMQYIFTQPFMDNYVYMGGGGATLGLVIAITIIARRRKASKRTKALAPITLVPGLFNINEPAMFGLPIVLNVFLLIPFVLTPVINLFIAYFATLAGLVPYTRATATWTMPPIISGFLTTGSISASILQAILIVIDILIYIGFYAAIEKSYLKEERDK, from the coding sequence ATGAATAAATTGATTGATGAAAAAATAATGCCTCTTGCTGTGAAGTTTTCTACAAATAAAGTGTTAGTTGCTATTCGTGATGGTCTTTCTCTAACGATGATTCTAGCTATTGTGGGATCCATTTTTATGCTAATTGCGAGCTTGCCGATACCAGGTTGGCCTGAATACTTAGACAAGATTGGTATCAGTCAGTATTTGTGGAAAGGTGTAGACAGTACGTTTAGTTTAGTCGGATTAATCGCGAGTTTTTCGGTGGCCTGGAGTTATGCCAAACAATATCAACAAGATGGGGTAGCAATTGGGATCATTGCACTTTGCTCATTTTTAACAGTGACACCATTTATCAAGACAGATACGGCATCAGGTATTACGTTAGGTTATTTAGGAGCTAAAGGGATGTTCACGGCTATCATTATCGCATTGGTGAGCGTGCACATTTATAAATTCTTTATTGACCGTGATATTAAAATCAAATTGCCGGATAGTGTACCGCCAGCAGTATCACGTTCTTTCGTGGCTATTATTCCTGGTATTGTCATTTTTACGTTATGGCTCAGTATTTACGCGGTATTAGATGCATTCAAACTACCGAATGCGCATGATTTAATTACTACAGCTTTAGGGGGTCCAATTGGTTTTCTTGGTGGCTCAGTGTTTGGTACAGCGATTATCGTTGCGCTCAACAGTTTATTCTGGTTTGTAGGTATTAACGGTGGTAGTGCAGTGAACTCAATTATGGCGCCTGTTTGGTTAGGTAACTTACAAGCGAATATGGAAGCATACAAAGCAAATGAACCTATGCAATATATTTTCACACAACCATTTATGGATAACTATGTTTACATGGGTGGTGGTGGTGCTACTTTAGGTCTTGTGATCGCAATTACAATTATTGCACGTAGAAGAAAAGCAAGTAAACGTACAAAAGCACTTGCACCAATCACATTAGTACCTGGTTTATTTAATATTAATGAACCTGCAATGTTTGGCTTACCTATCGTGTTAAATGTGTTTTTATTAATTCCATTTGTATTAACACCAGTGATCAACCTATTTATTGCCTATTTTGCGACACTTGCTGGTTTAGTACCTTATACGAGAGCGACTGCGACTTGGACGATGCCACCGATTATTTCAGGTTTCTTAACGACTGGAAGTATAAGTGCATCCATACTACAAGCCATTTTAATTGTGATTGATATCTTGATTTATATCGGTTTTTACGCAGCAATTGAAAAGTCATATTTGAAAGAAGAACGAGATAAATAA
- a CDS encoding DUF2087 domain-containing protein, which produces MNDIKKRFFKNNKVQTIPRKESDKIALFKFLLTDFDKTKEYTEMEVNAVLRKYYKDYAILRRYLVDYSLLKRDIEGKCYKVVEEQN; this is translated from the coding sequence ATGAATGATATTAAAAAGAGATTTTTTAAAAATAATAAAGTCCAGACTATACCTCGTAAAGAGAGTGATAAGATTGCGCTTTTTAAATTTCTGTTGACTGATTTTGATAAAACAAAAGAATATACTGAAATGGAAGTCAATGCCGTTTTGAGAAAATATTATAAGGACTATGCCATACTGCGACGTTATTTAGTGGATTATTCATTATTGAAGAGAGATATTGAAGGTAAGTGTTATAAAGTTGTAGAGGAACAAAACTAA
- a CDS encoding PTS sugar transporter subunit IIB: MKTILLACAAGMSTSMLVQRMEKAAQDMEGDYQIYAVSVPEVDKEVEQNDIDIVLLGPQVRYEERKLKEKLDPKNIPLRVIDMADYGMMNGQSVLEKALDIIG, translated from the coding sequence ATGAAAACAATTCTTTTAGCATGTGCAGCAGGGATGAGTACGAGTATGCTCGTGCAACGTATGGAAAAGGCAGCGCAAGACATGGAAGGTGACTATCAAATCTATGCCGTTTCTGTGCCTGAAGTTGATAAAGAAGTGGAACAAAATGACATTGATATTGTACTATTAGGGCCTCAAGTGAGATACGAAGAAAGAAAACTAAAAGAAAAATTAGATCCTAAAAATATTCCGCTTCGTGTGATTGATATGGCTGATTATGGCATGATGAATGGTCAATCCGTATTAGAAAAAGCATTAGATATCATCGGGTGA
- a CDS encoding MFS transporter, translating into MTDQKMLTKLFILFNGLTISGIALFSPILYIFLIQMGYSYTEVGIYLSVFWGTSAICELPAGILADTIGQKKIVVYSCLIRALGLLLMTTNNFVLLISSSLFTGIAEAMLSGSLSSWYMNQLVDKNNVKLDNVFSKASFFSACSSLVIGFISAQYLFKINTFLPIILSVCFFIALSYITYKYLPEKNRSVERKINNSVKKIEFQWLNNFKALLEIFYSNKLLIFILLILVIPSILDIGPSNQWQIVFSDQLGYMWIAISLIGILTNLIIPKLPRLGDGIKEIVIYILIDMLILFLVTYINLSLIFFIIHIMIFTITSVRLTVFMHQKLINSDHLRSSFISTFYTVEAFATMMLLPLNGFTTQIYDVFYAWNIFILISAFLLFFCIIIIFKNRKSNIFD; encoded by the coding sequence ATGACTGATCAAAAAATGTTGACAAAATTATTTATTTTATTTAATGGACTCACTATTTCTGGCATTGCATTATTTTCACCAATACTATATATATTTTTAATTCAAATGGGTTATTCTTATACGGAAGTAGGGATTTATTTATCAGTATTTTGGGGCACATCTGCTATATGTGAATTGCCAGCAGGTATTTTGGCAGACACGATTGGACAGAAAAAAATTGTGGTCTACAGTTGTTTAATCAGGGCGTTAGGATTATTGTTGATGACTACTAATAATTTTGTATTACTAATTTCATCTAGTTTGTTTACCGGTATCGCAGAGGCAATGTTATCAGGTAGTCTTAGTAGTTGGTATATGAATCAACTGGTTGATAAAAATAATGTGAAATTAGACAACGTGTTTTCAAAGGCCTCTTTTTTTAGTGCCTGCTCATCGTTAGTAATTGGATTTATTAGTGCACAATATTTGTTTAAAATTAATACCTTTTTACCAATCATTCTTAGTGTTTGTTTCTTTATAGCTTTGTCGTATATAACTTATAAATACTTACCTGAAAAAAATAGGTCTGTTGAGCGTAAAATTAACAATAGTGTTAAAAAAATCGAGTTTCAATGGTTAAACAATTTTAAAGCACTGTTAGAAATATTTTATTCCAACAAGTTATTGATTTTCATATTATTGATTTTAGTGATACCGAGCATTCTGGATATTGGCCCGTCAAATCAATGGCAAATTGTTTTTAGTGATCAATTAGGCTATATGTGGATTGCTATATCTTTAATTGGTATTTTAACTAACTTGATTATTCCAAAACTACCTAGATTAGGAGATGGAATCAAAGAAATTGTTATTTATATTTTGATTGATATGTTGATTTTATTTTTAGTGACCTATATCAATTTGAGTTTAATATTTTTTATAATTCATATTATGATATTTACAATTACAAGCGTGCGTTTAACAGTGTTTATGCATCAAAAATTAATCAACAGTGATCATTTAAGATCATCATTTATATCCACTTTTTACACTGTTGAAGCGTTTGCGACTATGATGCTATTGCCGCTAAATGGTTTTACCACACAAATATATGATGTTTTTTATGCTTGGAATATTTTTATTTTAATTAGTGCGTTTCTTTTATTTTTTTGCATTATTATCATTTTTAAAAATCGAAAATCAAATATTTTTGACTGA
- a CDS encoding AraC family transcriptional regulator — translation MREVWKHFDISFDNIVISECGIQQFLPEQTYSYTVTETFVLHFVETGKGLLRINHKTFSSKDFNGFILKRGQKVTYKGDKNVPWKTFWVGLKGTHLQNFLKTNQLNHQDILKFHEDSKAVNIIKEICYTTKQNTSQSDYWYKCKTYELLFCLENEFKQTDMIILNNHQDIIHHIYEYICNNYMKPLKIQEISLHFGISNSQLFTKFKNNYGKTPKQFILEARIDKATQLLRETDHPINVISQLVGFNDYFVFEKAFKKLVHRSPKDYRTEKRAHKMIH, via the coding sequence ATGAGAGAGGTTTGGAAACATTTTGATATATCCTTTGATAATATCGTCATCTCCGAATGTGGCATTCAACAGTTTTTACCTGAGCAAACGTATAGTTATACGGTTACTGAAACTTTTGTATTACATTTTGTGGAAACTGGGAAAGGCTTGCTGAGGATTAATCATAAAACATTTTCTTCTAAAGATTTTAATGGCTTCATTTTAAAAAGAGGACAAAAGGTAACGTATAAAGGCGACAAAAATGTACCTTGGAAAACCTTTTGGGTGGGCTTAAAAGGGACACACTTACAAAATTTTTTAAAAACCAATCAACTGAATCATCAAGACATACTCAAATTTCATGAAGACAGTAAAGCCGTCAATATCATTAAAGAAATTTGTTATACGACAAAGCAAAATACTTCGCAGTCTGATTATTGGTACAAATGTAAAACATACGAACTGCTTTTTTGTTTAGAAAATGAATTTAAACAAACGGACATGATTATTTTGAACAACCATCAAGATATTATTCATCATATTTATGAATACATATGTAATAACTATATGAAGCCACTTAAGATTCAAGAGATTTCACTTCATTTTGGTATTAGTAACAGTCAATTATTCACTAAATTTAAAAATAACTACGGCAAAACCCCAAAACAGTTCATTTTAGAAGCAAGAATCGATAAAGCAACACAACTATTGAGAGAAACAGATCACCCTATTAATGTCATTAGTCAGCTCGTCGGTTTTAATGATTATTTTGTGTTTGAAAAGGCATTTAAAAAACTGGTACATCGCTCTCCTAAAGATTACAGAACTGAGAAAAGAGCGCACAAAATGATTCATTAG
- a CDS encoding PTS lactose/cellobiose transporter subunit IIA, which yields MEEKNLETVMQLIIHSGNAKSYAMEAIHVVKEGKKELAFEKLREAEKTIVEAHRYQTEMLTKEASGEKTDVSLLVVHSQDHLMTAMNFIELAKEIVTLYDKLD from the coding sequence ATGGAAGAGAAAAATCTGGAAACTGTCATGCAGCTTATCATTCATAGTGGTAATGCAAAATCCTATGCGATGGAAGCGATACACGTCGTTAAAGAAGGAAAGAAAGAACTAGCGTTTGAAAAGCTGAGAGAAGCAGAGAAAACGATTGTAGAAGCGCATCGTTATCAAACGGAAATGTTAACGAAAGAAGCGAGCGGTGAAAAAACAGATGTCTCACTCCTTGTCGTGCACAGTCAAGATCATTTAATGACTGCAATGAATTTCATCGAGTTAGCGAAAGAAATCGTAACATTGTATGATAAATTAGATTGA